A stretch of the Chanos chanos chromosome 1, fChaCha1.1, whole genome shotgun sequence genome encodes the following:
- the LOC115805116 gene encoding H-2 class II histocompatibility antigen, E-S beta chain-like translates to MVSANILCLNLIVIISVFSEADGYYTYRTIECHFGSWDLTDIDYIRTYNFNKFEYMRYNSTVGKFVGSNQYGRSKAEALNRNTDYLKQLKQDVDKYCRNNSKTEISSILEKTVKPEVHVKIIKEGNGKTPTVLMCSAYDFYPKQIKLTWLKDNEPVTSDVTTEELANGDWYHQIHSQLEYIPKSGEKISCKVEHASFDKPMISGLDPPEPMPESEIIEIAVGASGLGVGIILAASGLIFYMIRTKGQWEKTLLNTKIHQVCRL, encoded by the exons ATGGTCAGCGCAAACATCCTATGCTTAAATCTGATAGTAataatctctgttttttctgaaGCAG ATGGATATTACACTTACCGTACAATAGAGTGCCATTTTGGCTCTTGGGATCTGACAGACATAGATTACATTCGTACTTATAATTTTAACAAATTTGAATATATGCGATACAACAGTACAGTTGGCAAATTTGTGGGATCAAATCAATATGGACGGAGTAAGGCAGAAGCCTTGAACAGAAATACTGACTACCTCAAGCAGTTGAAACAAGATGTAGACAAATACTGCAGGAACAATTCTAAAACTGAGATCTCAAGTATTCTTGAGAAAACAG TAAAGCCAGAGGTTCATGTCAAGATAATCAAAGAGGGAAATGGCAAGACTCCTACTGTGCTGATGTGCAGTGCATATGATTTCTACCCTAAACAAATCAAACTGACCTGGTTAAAGGATAATGAACCAGTGACCTCCGATGTGACTACTGAAGAGCTGGCTAATGGAGACTGGTACCACCAGATCCATTCCCAGCTGGAGTACATTCCCAAATCAGGAGAGAAGATCTCCTGCAAGGTGGAGCATGCCAGCTTCGACAAGCCCATGATTTCTGGTTTAG ACCCCCCTGAGCCTATGCCTGAGTCAGAGATCATTGAAATTGCTGTTGGAGCTTCTGGACTTGGCGTGGGGATCATCCTAGCAGCTTCTGGGCTGATCTTCTATATGATAAGAACCAAAGGTCAGTGGGAGAAAACTTTACTGAATACAAAAATTCACCAAGTGTGTAGACTCTGA